The following are encoded in a window of Nakamurella sp. A5-74 genomic DNA:
- a CDS encoding ABC transporter ATP-binding protein: MSGTHPGSTPTAHEPLVAVQGLVRRFGGTTAVAGIDLTVDRGQVVCLLGPNGAGKSTTLTAIEGFARPDDGRVRVFGLDPERDAAQVRPRIGVMLQAGGAHLSARAGDMLTLIARCARHPHDPAWLLDVLGLDGIARTPVRRLSGGQIQRLNLAMALVGRPELLVLDEPTAGMDPQARHLVWDLVRAVRADGVGVLLTTHLLDEAELLGDDVIIIDHGRIVAQGTPAALVAGRVPRLSFSVSPELPLAALDELSRSVHPLELVADAIELGRYTVSGVITGDVVATVTAICARHGALLSDLRTGARSLDEVYLEVTGSQVRP, translated from the coding sequence GTGAGTGGCACGCATCCGGGGTCGACGCCGACAGCGCACGAACCGCTGGTCGCCGTCCAGGGCCTGGTCCGACGATTCGGTGGGACGACCGCCGTCGCCGGCATCGACCTGACCGTCGACCGCGGACAGGTGGTCTGCCTGTTGGGTCCCAACGGCGCAGGCAAGAGCACGACCCTCACCGCCATCGAAGGGTTCGCCCGGCCGGACGACGGTCGGGTGCGAGTCTTCGGCCTCGACCCGGAGCGCGACGCGGCCCAGGTCCGTCCACGGATCGGCGTGATGCTGCAGGCCGGCGGGGCGCACCTGTCGGCGCGCGCCGGCGACATGCTGACCCTGATCGCGCGCTGCGCCCGTCATCCGCACGATCCGGCCTGGCTGCTGGACGTGCTCGGGTTGGACGGGATCGCCCGCACGCCCGTCCGGCGGCTCTCGGGCGGTCAGATCCAGCGCCTCAACCTTGCGATGGCTCTCGTCGGGCGCCCCGAGTTGCTCGTCCTGGACGAGCCGACTGCCGGCATGGACCCGCAGGCCCGGCACCTGGTGTGGGACCTGGTACGAGCCGTCAGAGCGGACGGGGTGGGCGTGCTGCTCACCACCCACCTGCTCGACGAGGCGGAACTGCTGGGCGATGACGTCATCATCATCGACCACGGCCGGATCGTGGCCCAGGGCACGCCGGCCGCACTGGTGGCCGGCCGGGTGCCGCGGCTGAGCTTCTCCGTCTCCCCCGAGCTGCCGCTGGCAGCCCTGGACGAACTGTCCCGCTCGGTGCACCCGCTCGAACTCGTCGCGGACGCGATCGAGCTCGGTCGGTACACGGTCAGCGGCGTCATCACCGGCGACGTGGTCGCCACCGTGACGGCGATCTGCGCGCGGCACGGCGCCCTGCTCTCGGACCTGCGCACCGGCGCCCGATCGCTCGACGAGGTCTACCTCGAGGTCACGGGCTCCCAGGTGCGGCCGTGA
- a CDS encoding ABC transporter permease: MSTPPTTPPSTRSGPFAPGTFTPDAGPAPGLRRIVAASRAELGVQLRNGEQLLLALVIPIAVLLALTLTHVISLTEPRIQTVTPGVLTLAVLSSAFTGQAIGTAFDRRYGVLLRLAAAGLTRRSVFAGKLGSVLTVATGQVIVVSVVAALLGWRPAGTWLLAVPLILLAVLAMTHLALLLGGTLRAEAVLAVANILWLVMVGIGGVVAPLASAPHALAVIGGLTPVGALSDGLHAVLGAGEVPTLRVWLVLLVWWVVAQLAAERWFKWQ, encoded by the coding sequence GTGAGCACGCCGCCGACCACGCCGCCGTCCACCCGGTCGGGTCCGTTCGCACCGGGGACGTTCACTCCGGACGCCGGACCGGCTCCCGGGCTGCGCCGGATCGTCGCCGCCAGCCGCGCCGAGCTGGGCGTCCAGCTGCGCAACGGCGAGCAACTGCTGCTCGCGCTGGTCATCCCCATCGCCGTGCTGCTCGCGCTCACCCTGACGCACGTCATCAGCCTGACCGAACCGCGGATCCAGACGGTGACGCCCGGGGTGCTGACGCTCGCGGTGCTCTCCAGCGCCTTCACCGGACAGGCCATCGGCACTGCGTTCGACCGTCGCTACGGGGTGCTGCTGCGGTTGGCCGCGGCCGGTCTGACGCGTCGCTCGGTGTTCGCCGGGAAGCTCGGTTCGGTGCTCACGGTCGCCACTGGGCAGGTGATCGTGGTGTCTGTCGTCGCTGCACTGCTGGGGTGGCGTCCCGCCGGCACCTGGCTGCTCGCGGTCCCGTTGATCCTGCTCGCCGTGCTGGCGATGACGCATCTGGCGTTGCTGTTGGGCGGCACGCTCCGCGCCGAGGCCGTGCTGGCGGTGGCGAACATCCTCTGGTTGGTGATGGTGGGGATCGGCGGCGTCGTTGCCCCGTTGGCCTCGGCTCCGCATGCGCTCGCCGTGATCGGCGGGCTGACCCCGGTCGGTGCGCTGTCCGACGGTCTGCATGCGGTGCTCGGCGCCGGCGAGGTCCCGACCCTGCGGGTGTGGCTCGTCCTGTTGGTCTGGTGGGTCGTCGCGCAGCTGGCGGCCGAGAGGTGGTTCAAGTGGCAGTGA